The proteins below come from a single Candidatus Manganitrophaceae bacterium genomic window:
- a CDS encoding diguanylate cyclase yields the protein MAKKIIRRLSHSFKVEGHKVSVGISMGITITPSDGEEVIVLIKNADQAMYKAKNAGRNTFRFFSKEFDKRIFAQTSSPYLVL from the coding sequence GTGGCTAAGAAAATCATCAGAAGGTTATCTCATTCTTTCAAGGTTGAAGGACATAAGGTCTCTGTCGGTATCAGTATGGGAATCACGATCACACCTAGTGACGGCGAGGAAGTAATCGTCCTGATTAAGAATGCAGACCAAGCGATGTATAAGGCTAAGAACGCCGGACGTAACACCTTCCGTTTTTTCAGCAAAGAATTTGATAAAAGGATATTCGCTCAAACGAGTTCCCCTTATCTGGTTTTGTAA